The following are from one region of the Rhinoraja longicauda isolate Sanriku21f chromosome 11, sRhiLon1.1, whole genome shotgun sequence genome:
- the LOC144598119 gene encoding ankyrin repeat and SOCS box protein 12-like gives MEPSTLPTVEIMSPVKMSLVDVSKIFSMLQPRNQDDNVEINQINQAISRNDATLLDDLLSQEHYRRRINNRSGWGVPGTPLRMAASKGHLGCLEVLLRHGAEVDSLDVKAQTPLFTAVSGRHLHCVIALLRAGANPNGSIYNNCSPVLTAAREGDIGILRALLEHGAEVNVRSKVPDWASNACACSGPLYLASVYRHYDCFRLLLLYGADPNYNCTEQRVLARIKQPRTVLEMCLRYGCGPQYIQLLVDFGANLYLPGHAPVKNTQQNKAAELLVRATAQPRPLMSLTRLAIRKHLKLIGRLQSIDQLDIPSILRKYLDHQT, from the exons ATGGAACCCAGCACCCTGCCGACGGTGGAGATCATGTCCCCAGTGAAGATGAGCCTGGTGGATGTCAGCAAGATCTTCTCCATGCTGCAGCCCAGAAATCAGGACGACAACGTGGAAATAAATCAAATCAACCAAGCCATCTCCAGAAACGATGCCACCCTTTTGGATGACCTCTTGTCTCAGGAGCATTACCGTCGGCGGATCAATAACCGGAGTGGCTGGGGTGTCCCGGGTACTCCCCTCCGTATGGCTGCCTCAAAAGGTCACCTAGGCTGCCTGGAGGTGCTCCTGAGGCATGGTGCCGAGGTGGACAGTCTGGATGTTAAGGCTCAGACTCCTCTCTTCACGGCCGTCAGTGGCAGGCACTTGCATTGTGTCATCGCTTTGCTCAGGGCAGGGGCTAATCCAAACGGAAGCATCTACAACAACTGTTCGCCTGTACTCACTGCAGCCCGAGAGGGAGACATTGGGATCTTGAGAGCCCTGCTGGAGCACGGAGCTGAAGTCAACGTGCGTTCCAAGGTGCCGGACTGGGCTTCCAATGCTTGTGCTTGCAGTGGCCCTCTCTACCTTGCTTCAGTATACAGGCACTACGACTGCTTCAGGCTGCTGCTCCTCTACGGTGCAGACCCCAACTACAACTGTACAGAGCAGAGGGTTTTGGCAAGGATCAAACAACCAAGGACAGTTCTGGAGATGTGTCTCAGGTATGGCTGTGGGCCTCAGTATATCCAACTGCTGGTAGACTTTGGGGCAAATCTTTACCTGCCTGGCCATGCCCCGGTCAAAAACACACAACAAAACAAAGCTGCCGAACTTCTAGTCCGAGCTACAG CTCAGCCGAGACCATTGATGTCACTAACCAGACTGGCCATTCGCAAGCACCTCAAACTAATCGGCAGACTGCAGTCCATTGACCAACTGGACATACCGTCAATCCTGAGGAAGTACTTGGACCATCAGACCTGA